The sequence AAAGCTCTCGATGGCCATTTGCTACGAAATTGCGTTTCCGCAGCAAGTTCGGGACAACACCTTTGAAGATACTGACTTTCTGGTGACCATAAGCAACGATACTTGGTTTGGCGACTCTCACGGGCCTTGGCAGCACATGCAAATTTCCCGAATGCGGGCTCTCGAATTACAGCGTCCTCTTTTACGGGCAACGAATAACGGCGTCACAGCGATAGTGGATGAGTTCGGACAATTTATTGATAAGGCTCCGCAGTTTAAGGCGACCACCGTCTCCGCAGAGCTGTATCCGGTAAACGGCAATACCTGGTTTAAACAGTTCGGTCTTTGGGGCGCGTTGATACTTGCACTTCTCGGTGTAGTGCCTGCCAGCTTAACGAAAGCCCGCAATAAGCGAACTCAGGCGTAGTCATAACGCGTTAAAATCAGTACACTATTAAGCTATATATTCAGTGTGTCAGCAGAGCTTTTATCTGCCGTTATTATTTATACTTTCTACAGGAATATCATTATGGAAAATATCTTCGATGCTATTTTGTTTGCCGTTCTGGTTGCCGCTGGCGGTTTAGGTCTAAGCAGCTGGTTGATGCTATTAGGTATCGATAAATCAGCCCCTGCAGAAGTGAAGCAGCGTTCTGTGTTTGAGTATGGCTTTTTTGGCTTAGCTGGCATCGTTGTCATGCTGGTCATGTGGTACGCCATTAGTTAATTCACTTTATTGCACCAACGGAAGTAAGCAGGACTATGCAAGAACAATATAACCCCAGCAAAATTGAAGCTGCCATGCAAAAACGCTGGCAGGAACAAGACGTTTTTACCGCTAAAGAAGAGCCTGGCAAAGACAAATTCTATTGCCTATCAATGTTCCCTTACCCTAGCGGTAAGTTACATATGGGGCACGTTCGCAACTATACGTTAGGCGATGTTATCAGTCGTCATCAACGCATGTTGGGTAAAAATGTTTTACAGCCAATGGGCTGGGATGCGTTCGGTTTGCCTGCTGAAAACGCCGCAATACAGAATAAGACTGCGCCGGCGAAATGGACCTATCAAAATATCGACTACATGCGCGACCAGTTAAAAAGTTTAGGTTTTGGTTACGACTGGAATCGCGAGGTTGCGACCTGCTCTCCTGACTATTACCGCTGGGAACAATGGTTTTTCACTAAGCTTTATGAAAAGGGTCTGGTTTATAAAAAGAACGCAACAGTTAACTGGGACCCGGTCGACCAAACCGTTTTAGCCAACGAACAAGTAATAGACGGTAAAGGATGGCGCTCGGGTGCAACCGTAGAACAAAAGGAAATTCCGCAGTGGTTTATAAAAATCACTGACTATGCAGAAGAGCTTCTGGACGACCTTGACCAACTTGACGGCTGGCCGGAACAGGTTAAAGCTATGCAGCGTAACTGGATTGGCCGTTCTGAAGGGGTTGAAGTCGACTTTTCGGTCAATGGCTATGATCAGCCCCTAAAAGTCTACACCACGCGCCCTGACACTATTTATGGCGTGACTTATATGGGCGTTGCGGCTGGTCATCCTCTGGCTAAAGAGGCGGCAAAAAATAATACTGCTCTAGCCGAATTCATCGAAGACTGCAAAAACAACAAGGTTGCAGAAGCCGATATCGCCACCATGGAAAAGCTGGGTATGGATACCGGCTTCAAGGCCGTTCACCCAATGACCGGTGAAGAAATTCCAGTATGGGTCGCCAACTTTGTGCTAATGGACTACGGCTCAGGCGCAGTTATGGCCGTACCGGCGCACGACCAGCGCGACTGGGAGTTTGCCACCAAATACAAACTTCCTATTCAACCCGTTATTGAGCCACTTTCAGGCGACAGTGACATTACTCAGGCGGCTATTACGGAAAAAGGAACCGTTATCAATTCAGACCGTTTCAACGGTTTAAGCTCTGCAGACGCGTTTGATGCTATCGCCAAAGAATTAAGCGAAAAAGGCATCGGTGAGAAGAAAGTCAACTACCGTTTACGTGACTGGGGCGTCTCACGTCAGCGTTATTGGGGCACACCCATTCCGATGCTGAACCTCGAAAATGGCGAGTCCGTGCCGGTTCCAGAGGAACAACTGCCCGTTAAATTGCCGGAAGACGTCGTCATGGATGGCGTTAACTCACCGATCAAGTCCGATCCTCAATGGCGTAAAACGGAATACAATGGCATGGCGGCTGAGCACGAAACAGATACATTTGACACCTTTATGGAATCGTCATGGTATTACGCTCGCTACTGCAGTGCTCAAACCCACGACGCAATGTTAGATCCTGAGAAAGCGAATTACTGGCTTCCTGTCGACCAGTACATCGGTGGCATTGAGCACGCGATACTGCACTTGCTGTATGCACGTTTCTTTAACAAACTGCTTCGTGATACGGGCTTAGTAGAGTCTGACGAACCATTCAAGCGATTACTATGCCAAGGCATGGTGTTAGCAGACAGCTATTACCGCGACACCGAAAAAGGCGGCAAAGAATGGTTCTCGCCATTAGATGTCGATATTCAACGTGACGATAAAGGCGCCATCTCCGGCGCTACTTTAAAAGCCGACGGCAAACCGGTAGAAGTTGGCGGCATGAGTAAAATGTCAAAGTCGAAAAATAACGGTATTGACCCGCAAACCATGGTCGAACGTTACGGTGCCGACACCGTTCGCCTGTTTATGATGTTTGCTGCGCCACCAGAAATGACGCTTGAGTGGTCTGACTCCGGAGTAGAAGGTGCTCAGCGTTTTCTGCGTCGTTTATGGAAACTGACTTTCGACTTCATTAATGCCGGAGGCTACGCATCTGGTGAAACACTGAATTCGCAGCAAAAGACTCTGCGCCGTGAGTTGCACAAAGCGATAGCTAAAGTCACTGACGACATGGGCAGACGTCAGCACTTTAATACGGCTATTGCCGCAATAATGGAGTTACTCAACCACCTCCAGAAAGCGCCAATGGAGACGAACGCTGATCGCCAGGTGTTGGGTGAAGCGATTGATGCAATGGTTCGAATGTTAGCGCCAATTACCCCTCATGTGTGTGAGCAGTTATGGATGGAGCTTGGCCACAAAGAACCATTGTCATTCGCGAAGTGGCCAAACGTTGACGAAAGCGCTCTAGTAGAAGACGAGAAGCTGATTGTTGTTCAAATCAACGGTAAAGTTCGGGCTAAGTTGACCGTGTCTGCTGATGCGTCAGCTGAGCAAGTTGAACAGCAGGCCTTTGACGACGAATCGGTACAAAAACACGTTGAAGGAAAAGAGATTCGTAAGAAAATCTACGTTCCCGGAAAAATCCTCAACATTGTTGTTGGGTAATATCGATGAGAACAGTCACACAAATACTCTTTAGTTTTTCGTTGATAGCCATACTCTCCGGGTGTGGCTTTCAACTTCGTGGCGACTATCAGTTACCCGAAAGTCTGGAATCAATTCGATTACAGTCAAATGTGTCAAAAGAGCTGGCTTCTCAAATGGAGCAACGACTGGTTCACTCAGGTATTAACGTTTCAAAAAACAGCAGTTACCAATTAGCGCTACTTTCTGACAAGCTAGAGAGACGCACCCTGTCACTTTTTGAGAGTGGTCAGGT comes from Idiomarina sp. X4 and encodes:
- a CDS encoding LPS-assembly lipoprotein LptE; the encoded protein is MRTVTQILFSFSLIAILSGCGFQLRGDYQLPESLESIRLQSNVSKELASQMEQRLVHSGINVSKNSSYQLALLSDKLERRTLSLFESGQVAEYELLYQVSYQLLKDNQVIVERTAEVARDYQDDPNFALAKTREREMLVNEMRAEASRIILQQIVSELSQ
- the leuS gene encoding leucine--tRNA ligase, which codes for MQEQYNPSKIEAAMQKRWQEQDVFTAKEEPGKDKFYCLSMFPYPSGKLHMGHVRNYTLGDVISRHQRMLGKNVLQPMGWDAFGLPAENAAIQNKTAPAKWTYQNIDYMRDQLKSLGFGYDWNREVATCSPDYYRWEQWFFTKLYEKGLVYKKNATVNWDPVDQTVLANEQVIDGKGWRSGATVEQKEIPQWFIKITDYAEELLDDLDQLDGWPEQVKAMQRNWIGRSEGVEVDFSVNGYDQPLKVYTTRPDTIYGVTYMGVAAGHPLAKEAAKNNTALAEFIEDCKNNKVAEADIATMEKLGMDTGFKAVHPMTGEEIPVWVANFVLMDYGSGAVMAVPAHDQRDWEFATKYKLPIQPVIEPLSGDSDITQAAITEKGTVINSDRFNGLSSADAFDAIAKELSEKGIGEKKVNYRLRDWGVSRQRYWGTPIPMLNLENGESVPVPEEQLPVKLPEDVVMDGVNSPIKSDPQWRKTEYNGMAAEHETDTFDTFMESSWYYARYCSAQTHDAMLDPEKANYWLPVDQYIGGIEHAILHLLYARFFNKLLRDTGLVESDEPFKRLLCQGMVLADSYYRDTEKGGKEWFSPLDVDIQRDDKGAISGATLKADGKPVEVGGMSKMSKSKNNGIDPQTMVERYGADTVRLFMMFAAPPEMTLEWSDSGVEGAQRFLRRLWKLTFDFINAGGYASGETLNSQQKTLRRELHKAIAKVTDDMGRRQHFNTAIAAIMELLNHLQKAPMETNADRQVLGEAIDAMVRMLAPITPHVCEQLWMELGHKEPLSFAKWPNVDESALVEDEKLIVVQINGKVRAKLTVSADASAEQVEQQAFDDESVQKHVEGKEIRKKIYVPGKILNIVVG